Part of the candidate division WOR-3 bacterium genome is shown below.
TACACCAACTCATCTGGCAACCAGAAGGTCTTGCTCAGGGCATCTATTTCATCAAACTCCAACTACCTGGCTCCGCTTTCACCCAACGCTGCCTGTATTTGCAATAGTACAACGAAAGACCGAGACCTAATCTTTGGTTGCAACCACCGAGGTGTGACACTCAATATTATTTGACCTGTTGACCTGAAGGAATTCGGGGTTAATATAATTCAAATGTTTGACCTGGAGGCAAAATGAAAAGGATGATGTGCTTGTTTGTTTTCGCGCTGTCAGGCGCCATTGCCGGCTGGCTGCCATTTGAGCCAGGTGGACAGGAAAAGCCGGCAGAGTTCAAGGTAATAAGTTCAAACGAGGAGAAAACTGTTGTTGAACTCAACCTTGAAGGCATTTATGTTGACTCCATCAAGGTTGATAACCGGTTCTTTCAAACCCTGACACTTAACATCGCTGCTGGCGGTGTTCTTACCCAGGTTGGTTCACCAGAACTGCCCGTGGTTTCAAGGTTCATTGCGATTCCTGATGACAAGGATGTCTCCTTGCGGCTCATCGCCGAAGAGACGGTAACTTTGAAGGGTTTTAATATCTATCCTGCCCAGGCACCAATGCCTGAGGAGGGCGAGCCTCAGCCGTTTGTCATTGATGAGAAGCGCTATTCAACCGATGAGTTCTATCCCGATGTCTCCTGCCGGACAAGCGCGCCGATGATAATGCGGGACTTCAGGCTGGTGCAACTAATCCTGCAGCCGGTCAGGTTCAATCCGGTTTCCGGCGAACTCCAAATTGCCCGGCGCCTCCAGGTGGAACTGCGCTATGAGGGTCGGTCAAATATCAATGTCAAGTTCCGCAGGAGTCAGAAACTCTCCCGCGCCTTTGAGCCGCTTTATAAATCGTTCATCGCCAATTACCGGTTTTTAAGACCGAAGATGAGTGCGGAAAATGGCAGTTACCTGATAATCGTTTATGACAGTTTTGTTAGTGCGGTTGAACCCTTTGCCCGCTGGAAACAGCGCAAGGGCTGGCGCACAAAGGTTGTCACCACATCTCAGATTGGCGGCAACGATACCGCGCTCATCTACTCCTATATCAATAACGCCTATAACAACTGGCCCTATCCGCCCGAGTATGTCCTTCTCGTTGGTGATGCGCCCGATTATGTCCGCTGCAACCACTGGCCAGGTCATTCTGATGCATCTGACCTTTACTACTCATTGCACGAGGGCAATGACATCCTTGCCGACCTGTTCATTGCCCGCGCCTGCGTCCGCACCCGCACCGAGGCCGAGGCGGTGATGAATAAACTTTATAAATATGAGATGGCGCCTTATCTTGAAGATACCGTTTGGTTCAACAAGGTCTGTGCGGTTGCCGGGTATGAAAGCGGTAATCCCGGCAGGTTCTGGACCGTGGTACTCAGAATCCGCAACTATGTGCTGGGGAGACCCTTTACCCAGTTTGACACCCTTTTTCAGCGCTGGGGCTTGAACACCGCTCAAGCTCTGACCGACTCCCTGAATTCAGGTCGCTCCTGGATGCTCTATCGCGGGCATGGGTTGGATTCTGGCTGGGCAAATGTCAGCCCTGCATGGTACAACTCAAGGGTTTACAACCTGAACAACGGCAGGATGCTGCCAATGGTGATTGCACCCACCTGCCTTTCCGGCAACTTTGACGAACCGCACGACTGCCATGCCGAAACCTGGGTCAAGGCTGGTGAGGAAAAGGGAGGCTGCGGCTATTTTGGCTCATCTGAGGTGAGTTATTCCGGTTACAACGACTCCCTTGCTGCCGGCACATTCTTTGCCTATGCTGACAGCCTTAATTATACCTTTGCCCAGTGCACCCAGGCAGGAAAACTTTTTATGCTCCTTGCCTATCCCCTGCCCGACCAGATTAGCGAAGAGGAAATCTATATGTTCAACAACTTCGGTGAGCCGGAACTGAACATCTGGTCAAAGACACCACAGGGGCTGACTGTCAATCATCCGGCAACAGTCCTGATTGGCTCATTTCCCTTTGAAGTTGCTGTTACCGACGGCACCAACCCGGTTTTAGATGCCCAGGTGTGCGTGATGGCAAAAAATGACACCTCGGTCTATTATGTTGGTCATACCAACAGTTCTGGTGAGGTGGAGTTTACCATTCAGACAACTTTACCTGGGGATTCGCTTTATGTGACGGTAACCGGCAGAAACCTTCACCCTTATCTTGGTTCGGCAATCACGATTGCACCCAACTCCGCCTATGTCCTTTACTTGAAAAGCACGGTCAACGACTCGGCAGAAGGCAATAATGACCACATCATCAACCCTGGGGAGACCATTCAGTTGCCGGTATGGGTCAAAAACTGGGGCTCGTTAGGTGCAAACTCGGTTACCGGCAAACTGCGCACCACCGACCCGAACATCACCATTATTGACTCAATCAGACCCTTTGGCAACATCCCTGCAGGTGATTCGGCATTAACCGGCTCGGGCGGCTTTAAGTTCTCGGTCGCCCAGAACTGCCCCAATGGCTATATTCTCCGCTTCAACCTTGAATGCCGGGATGCCCTTGACTCGGTCTGGAACTCCAATATCAACCTCTGGGTGGGAACGCCGGTCTTGGTTTATGCCGGGAAAACGGTCAACGACCCACCACCCGGTGGTAACGGCAACGGCAGGCTTGACCCTAATGAAAGCGCGCAACTATTAATCACGGTTCGCAACACCGGTTTAGGAAATGGTTATGATGTCAGCGGTGTTCTGCTTTCGGGTGATTCCCGGCTCCAGGTCATTGACTCCACCAGCACCTTCGGCTTCATACCCAAGGATACAACCGGCACAAATTATCTTGACCCGTTCACTCTCGCCGCTGACGGCACAATCCCACTTGAAACCGCAATCCCCTGCACCCTCTTATTAACCGCTAACGGTGGTTACACCTGGACTTTACCCTTTGTGATTACGGTTGGTGAAATCCGTGCAATTGACCCGATTCCTGACGGTCCACGCCAGCCCGCACTCTACTGGGCTTATGATGACATTGATTCTAACTACATCCAGCATCCGGAGTTCAACTGGATAGAAATAAAAGACATCGGCACCAGGCTGGTGTATCCACAAAATGACAGCGTCAAGGTTATTCCCCTGCCTGAAGGGTTCGGACCATTACGCTTCTACGGTCAGGAATACGACTCCCTCTCCATCTCCGCTGATGGCTGGCTCTGTCCGGGCTTTTACCGCACTCCCAACTACACCAATCAGCCCCTGCCCAACTCCCAGACCCCACCCGGAGTTATCTGCGTCAACTGGGACGACCTCTATCCCGACTACAACAACACCGGCTTTGTTTATTACTATCATGACACCAGCAACCATCGCCTGATAATTGAATACGACAGCGTGTATTATTACACCCCCCGCACCCTGCGAGATAAGTTTGAGGTCATCATCTATGACACCACCATTTCCACCCCGAGTGGCGATAATCTGATAATCCTCCAGTACCTTACTGCCAACGGCTATTCAAGTTCCACAGTCGGAATTCAGGACCCGAGCCGGTCAATCGCCATTCAGTATCTCTATAACAGCAATTATCACCGCGGGGCAGCAGGAATCGTTCCTGGACGGGCAATTAAGTTCATCACCGGTGAGCCGCTGACCGGTATTGATGAAGGGGCAGAGTTCTCAAGTATCAACAGGCTTGAACTGAACCTCAATCCCAACCCGATGAAGGAAAGAGCCTGGATAAAATTTAGCCTGCCCAATCCGGCTCAGGTGAAATTGGGGGTCTTTGACATCACTGGCAGAGAGGTGCGCAATCTCCTCAATTCAAAGATGGCTCCTGCCAGATACACTTTCGTCTGGGATGGCAAGGACAATACCGGCAGAACCCTTGCTCAGGGAATATACTTCATCCGCTTAAAGACCCAAAGTAGCGGTGAGGGTGATGCCTTGATTACCAAGGCGGTGTTGATTCGTTAGGCGGTAAATCGGATGCTTTCAATCCGTCAAATGCAGGAAAAGGACCTTGACCGGGTGATGGAGATTGAACAGCACACCTTTCCCAACCCCTGGCGCCGCTCATTTTTCCTTGCCGATATCCATCGCCCTGATGCCCTCTGCATTGTTGCGGAAAATGAAAATGGTGTTGCCGGGTATCTCATCGCCTGGGGGAGGCAGGAGGTTCACATCGCCAACATAGCGGTCGCACCAGAGTTGCGAAACCAGGGGATTGGCACCGAACTGATGAAAAAGGCTCTGGAGTTCGCCCAGCACCAGCAGGCAGAAAATGTCTATCTTGAGGTCAGGGTCTCAAATACCGGGGCGCAGAGGTTCTACCGGCGCTTCGGCTTTACCCCCACCTATGTCCGCAAGGGCTATTACGAAAATGGCGAGGATGCGATTGTGATGGAGCGGGAGGTGTGATTAACTGAACCGGTTATAACAGACAATCTCCTCCAGCGCCTTGCGCGGTCTTGGCTTTGGCTCCTGTGCCGGATAGCCAACTGGGGTTAATGCAACCGGCTTCACCCCTTCAGGAATCTGAAGAACCCTCTTCACCTCTGCCTCAATGAATGCGCCAATCCAGCAGGTTCCCAGACCCTCAGCGGTAGCGGCAAGGATGATATGCTCAAGCGCAATCGTAACATCAACCTCTGCCGCAGACCAGTAACCTCCCATCCCCTTCCATGCCTCGTTTTCAATTGCGCAGGCGCAGATGACAACCGGTGCCTGGGCAATAAAAGACTGACCTCTACAGGCAGGGACAAGCTCCTGCCGGATTTTCTCATCGGTAACAACAATGAACCTCCAGGGCTGATAGTTTTTGGCCGATGGTGCCAGCCTTGCCGCCTCCAGGATGCGCATTAAAACCTCCTCGGGCACCGGGTCAGGCTTATAAGCACGAACGCTCAACCGGCGTCTGATAACATCGTAAAATTCCATCCTGCCCCCTTTCCTTCAAGAAAAGCGCCCGACGCGATTCGAACGCGTGGCCTGCAGATCCGGAGTCTGCCGCTCTATCCATCTGAGCTACGGGCGCACCGGTTAAATTTAACCGCATAAGGAGAAAAGTCAAGGCTTGGTAATCGCCTTTGTTTGCAAATGATTGCCATAACCTTATTATAAAACAATGTTAGGCACACTGGTCAATACCCTTACCGTGATTGCCGGCAGCCTCTTGGGGCTGGCTTTGCACACCCGCCTGCCCCAAAGGCTGACAAAGGTGGCATTTCAGGCAATCGGCATCTTCACCCTCTTCCTTGGCTTTTCAATGGCGCTCAGAACCGGCAAGGTCTTGATTATGATTCTTTCTATTGTCTCGGGCTCAATTATTGGTGAACTAATTGACCTTGACCGCCACCTGAACCGATTCGGCAACTGGCTGAAAATGCGCCTGAAGGTTGACTCGGGCAGGTTCACCGAAGGGATGGTAACCGCATTTCTCATTTTCTGTATGGGTTCGATGACGGTCTTGGGCGCAATTGAGGAGGGCTTGGGCAAAACCCCCAACCTTTTCTTTGCCAAGTCAATCTTGGATGGCTTTGCCGCAATCGCCTTGACCGCCGGTCTGGGCATCGGCGTGATGTTTTCCGCCCTGCCGCTCTTTATCTATCAGGCAGGATTAACCCTTTTAGCCCGGCTCTTGAACACCTTCCTGACCGATGCGATGACCAATGAACTGACCGCGGTGGGCGGGCTCATTCTCATCGGTCTGGGCATAAACCTTTTGGAGATAAAGCAACTCAAGGTCCTTAATATGCTGCCCGCGCTGGTCATCGTCGTGATTCTCGGGCTGATTTTCCTCCACTGACACTGATAACAACCTGCGGATTCTTGACTTATCAAGGCAAAAATTTAAACTAACCCTCAATGCCTAAGCGTCTCGGTTCCGGCTTAAAAAGGTTTGTGGGCGAATGGGTGCCGGTGATTATCACAGTCCTCTTAATCCGCTCATTCTTAGTTGAGGCGTTTATGGTTCCGACCGGTTCAATGGAGGACACCATTGCGATTGGCGACTTTATGCTGGTGAACAAATACACCTATGGTGTCAAACTGCCCTTCACCGACCGCACCATTATCAAAATCTCCCAACCAAAACGGGGTGACATTGTTGTCTTTCGGTTTCCGGTTGACCCGGATATGCCGGTTGACTCGCTCAAGCCCAACCGTTTTGCCCGCATCTTTCCCCAATGGCTGCCTTTGCTGCCAATCTTCTGGGACAAGGAGAAAAACTTCTTCACCTGGTATGTCCCCCGGAACTTTATCAAAAGGTGTGTGGCGGTTGCCGGTGACACGGTTGAGGTCCGCAACAAGGAACTTTTTATCAACGGCAAAAAACAGACCGAGCCCTATGTTGTCCACAAATTTTATTACAACCTGCCGCCCCTGCCTGAAGAACTCAAACCCGAGTTTCAGCGCCTCTGGGAAAAAAGGGCTTTTTACCGCTCTGACCTTTCCCCCTATGTCCGGGACAACTTCGGACCGGTTGTTGTTCCTGAGGGTCACATCTTTGCGATGGGCGACAACCGCGACAACTCTGAAGACTCCCGCTTCTGGGGACCACTGGAGTTGCGCTATGTCCGGGGCAAACCGCTTGTCCTTTACTTCTCCTCCAACGCCGCACCCAACATCGCCCGCATCATCCTTTCCCCCTGGTCAATCAGGTTCAACCGCATCGGCAGACTCGTCCGCTAAACCCTTATCCCATCCCGCCTAAAAAAGCCTCTGTTAGCCAACCTGAAAAATAACACAGGGGGTAATCCCCGGGGATGGGTCTGAAAAACTGATGGGTTCGGCTAAGTTATTTATCTCTGAAACTTAACCTGATTTTTCCCGAAATCCTCTTGTATACCTATAAGTATACAAACCCACCGACGGGCCGAAGGCTTAGAGAAAAAGACCCGGGGGATCGGAACTTCAGCCGCTCTTTAACCCAAAACACAATCTCGCTTTAAGGAAGTTTTAATTCGCAGTAAAATGTCTCGCCAATAGGACTTTCAAGTAGTGCAATCGCCAGGACATCTCTTTCTGTTTCCCTTAACAGGTAGTATTTCGCTGTCTCTTTTCCGAACTGACTTGGCAAAAGGAATTTTCTAAGCCTGTTTTGTTTAAGGTCTTTCTTGTAAAGAACGGGCTGGTTTTCTTCGGTAATCAAAGCGTAGCAGCAGTTGCTGGTGACTTGGAAATCAATAATTCGGCGCTTGAAATTGGCCTTGAATGTCTCAAGCATATATTCCAAGGGCTCTTTTGAGAAGTCAATTCTTGGGATAACCGGCGCTGGGTTTTCAAAGATTGTAATTGAATCCATGAGCGTTAAGTTCCTATCATAAATATATACATTCCCTGTATATCTATCGGTGGTATAGTATCTCTCGTTCTGAAAACGGACATAATCTTCTGAGACTAGATAGCCCAGTTTTAAATCCTCAAACTGCTTGTTCAATCTGCCTAAGAAACGGTAAAACTTGCCGGTGGTGTCAAAGACAGCAAATTGGTGCACATCTCGCTGGTAAAACTCCACAGTGAATGGGTTTGATTCCAGAGAGGCGTGGTCCTCGTCAAGCATCTCAGACCCTTGGGGCCACCCTTTTTTAAATGGAGCAAATACCAACCCGGTTTGAGGAATAATTGTTGCAATGGTATGGGAAAATTCACCCTGAACTGTGTCAGGGAGGTGGTGAAAGGAGACGCAGGTCCTTAGCTGGTTGGATAATGCTCCCTTTTTAATGAGAACCGGCTCGTTGGCATAGTAATAATTCACAGCGGTATCATTATCTACCACTTCAATCTCCATCCGCATATTAGGCAGAGAAGCGGTAATCAAGAGTGTGGAGTCGTCAGAAAACCGATGGCTGAAGTACATCGGGTTTATCATATTCATCTGTTTTAACATTAAAATTACCTCGGGAGGAAGATTGATGAACCGCTGTTCTTCCCCTGAATCGGGATAAAGCACATTGAGTAACCGCCCAGTGGTTAAGTCAAAAATGTAAATGAAGTAGGTCATATGGTCCATTAGGGCAAGTTGAGTCCCGGAGGGGTTAATGCTAATATAGTAGGTGATAGAAAGTGGATACTCCTCAGTATCATAAAGTTTAACGCGTCTATTAAATATCGGTTTATACCGTTCATACCTTTCGTGAGGCTTTAATGCCGCCGCTTTAGATATTCTTTCCCCTCTCGGTTTGGAAAAATCACTAATAAATGAGGCTACGGTTGATGAATCGATATCGGCTAATAATGCGTAGGATGCGAGCAATTCACCAGTGGAGAGAGCGAACTTGGTGACAAAAGGAACCTCAAGAATACCCACGGAAAACCCAAATGAGTTTAAGAAATTTTCCCCTACCACCCTCTGGTAATCAGCAGCAAAATTTCTCCTCGCCAAATACTTTTCTGCTGCCCGTTTTTTATTACTCACCGCCAAGAGAATTATATCTTGCTTTACACCCTGTTTTCGCAAGTAATAGATAAACGGATTGATTGCGCCCTCCACCCTTGCTGCAATCATCGGCGGGACAACAAATACATAAACTGTATCTGATTTATATGGGATATTAAGACCCTCGAAGAAATGCCGAACCTCCCTATTAGTGCCTTCAATCTGAGACATCTGGTGGAGTTGCATTTCTCTTGGTATTTGGGCTAAGGCAAATGAAAATAGCAGCATTAGGAGGGGAAGCATTTCCCTTCCCCTCCCCGACATTGATGTGAGGTGCATCGGTTCTATTCTATCGGCTCTATGGTTTCTATCGGCAGGTCGGCACCGGAAATTTCGGTAACTTCAGGAGGAATTGGCTCTGAGAAAATAACTCTGTATTTGTATGAGGTTAGGGGGTCTTCGGCTATTCCTTCTATGGGGTTTGTGCTTTCTATCGTTATACTAAAGCAAGTAGCAGGGGATGGATTCGGGCAGATTGCGGGAGGATTTATTCTAATTCCTCCGTAACCAGTAACCCTAATCGTAATTTTCATCCCATCGGCGGTGAGAGGAAACGAGAGGCACATAAGAACCAGAGCGAAGCCAATCGTGGCTCTGCGGTTCACCGTGCGGAATCGCAATGTCCTCACCATCTTTTACTCCTTTCGCAGTCGGGTTTACTATCTGCGACTGCGACTTAATTATAATCTCTCTCTCTCTCTCTCTCTTGTCAAGAAAAACTTTATTGGATTTTTACCGGCGCAGGGATGACTTGGAGAAAAGCGCGGAGGGAATCAGGACATTGAATTTGACATCCTCAATGATAAACTCGGTGCCTTCACCCAATTTCAGCATATCCTTAAAGCGTGCCCTTGTTACCACCCAGCGCTCATCAATACGCTTCAACTCCAAAACCTCGGCGGTCTTGAGCAGTTTGCCGCCTTTGGCATAACGCTCCTCCTTCAGGATTAAATACCGCTCCTGGTCAATCCAGACCCGGCGTAAGGGATAGGCAACCTCACTTGAACGCGCCTTGAGTTCCACAACCCAGACCGGTCTTGAGCTGACCGAATCCGCACCAATCGTCGTGGCGTTATACAGATTGCCCAGTCTCGGGTCCTCCATCATATCCTCATAGGAAAGGTCTGAACCGGAAACCGACTGGCGCAGCATATGCCCGGAGATTCTGATTGTCCGGTCAGACTCTGGGGTGTAAATCCAGAGGTCCTTGCCTAACTTGAGCATCTTTGTCCCCTTTTCCCTTTCCGGTGCCAGGTATTCAACAAACGAACTGTCCGCACCCTTGACATAGGACTTCACCTTTACCGACCTCGCACCCCTTCTCGTGGCGATACGCATCTCCACCACCGCAACCCTTGTTTCTGCGCCGATATTCTCATCCACCCTTTTCAAGAGCAGATTGCCATCAGGGAGTTCTGCTCCGAGAATGGTTAAAAGAAAAATTAGGCTCATTCTGATAACTCCTTTGTCAGTTCTGCGGTTTGCCGCCGGAAAATCCCCAGTCCGGAAATGGCGCTGCCCAAAAATGTGGCAATAAGACCGGGCAGAAACCCGATAATAAAACTCTGGGGTGCAATCCGGGCGCGGATAACATCGTCAATTACCATTGTGGCATTCTTCATCATATCGCCGATGTTAAGCCCGTGCCTTTGCAGATAGTAACCGAACCCGAGCCCGATTAATGTGCCGGCAATAGAACCGACCAGACCGACAAAGAACGCCTCAATAAGCAGGGAAAGATATATCCGGTGTTTCGGTTCGCCCATCGCCATCCTGATGCCGATTTCACCATAACGGCGCAGGGAGTTCATCAAACCCGCATTCCAGAGCACAACCGCCATTGCGACAATAAAAATGGTAAGAATCAGACCGGTGGCAGAAAAGATGATGTCAATAAGTGAACCAAAGCCGCTGGCATCGCGCAACGGCTGCATCATCGGCGCAAAGTCGCCCTCATCTTTTATTCGCGCGTTAAAACCTTTCGCAAGTTGAACCGCGCGCCGGTCATCATAAACAAGGCTGGAGAAAAACCCCACAATTTCGCTCGCCGCATCCTCCATATCCAACACCTGCCTGATATCAGCAATTTCGCAAATCATCATCCCCCGGTCAAGCGCAGTTGCACCGAACCTGACCAAACCGGCAAGGTAAAAGTCGCTGATTGCCATTGCGCCGTTCATTGTTACGGAAATAAGTGTAACCCGGTCACCTAACTTAATGCCAAGCCTTCGGGCAAGCTCCTCGCTCAAGAGAATCTCCTTTGGCTTTTCGGGCAGATGACCCTGAACCAGCGACCTTTTCAGCCTTAAAAGGTTCGGCTCCGGACTGGTATCCGCAAGGTCAACCGCCAGACCGGAAATCGGCACCTGCAATTTTGTGCTGCCTGAGGAGTCGGGCACATCCAAAAGACCACCAAAACGAACCCTTTCCAGCCAGGTGATATCAGGATAGGTCTTTTTCAGTTCTCCCTTAATGATAC
Proteins encoded:
- the lepB gene encoding signal peptidase I, coding for MPKRLGSGLKRFVGEWVPVIITVLLIRSFLVEAFMVPTGSMEDTIAIGDFMLVNKYTYGVKLPFTDRTIIKISQPKRGDIVVFRFPVDPDMPVDSLKPNRFARIFPQWLPLLPIFWDKEKNFFTWYVPRNFIKRCVAVAGDTVEVRNKELFINGKKQTEPYVVHKFYYNLPPLPEELKPEFQRLWEKRAFYRSDLSPYVRDNFGPVVVPEGHIFAMGDNRDNSEDSRFWGPLELRYVRGKPLVLYFSSNAAPNIARIILSPWSIRFNRIGRLVR
- the rimI gene encoding ribosomal protein S18-alanine N-acetyltransferase: MLSIRQMQEKDLDRVMEIEQHTFPNPWRRSFFLADIHRPDALCIVAENENGVAGYLIAWGRQEVHIANIAVAPELRNQGIGTELMKKALEFAQHQQAENVYLEVRVSNTGAQRFYRRFGFTPTYVRKGYYENGEDAIVMEREV
- a CDS encoding outer membrane lipoprotein-sorting protein → MSLIFLLTILGAELPDGNLLLKRVDENIGAETRVAVVEMRIATRRGARSVKVKSYVKGADSSFVEYLAPEREKGTKMLKLGKDLWIYTPESDRTIRISGHMLRQSVSGSDLSYEDMMEDPRLGNLYNATTIGADSVSSRPVWVVELKARSSEVAYPLRRVWIDQERYLILKEERYAKGGKLLKTAEVLELKRIDERWVVTRARFKDMLKLGEGTEFIIEDVKFNVLIPSALFSKSSLRR
- a CDS encoding C25 family cysteine peptidase: MFVFALSGAIAGWLPFEPGGQEKPAEFKVISSNEEKTVVELNLEGIYVDSIKVDNRFFQTLTLNIAAGGVLTQVGSPELPVVSRFIAIPDDKDVSLRLIAEETVTLKGFNIYPAQAPMPEEGEPQPFVIDEKRYSTDEFYPDVSCRTSAPMIMRDFRLVQLILQPVRFNPVSGELQIARRLQVELRYEGRSNINVKFRRSQKLSRAFEPLYKSFIANYRFLRPKMSAENGSYLIIVYDSFVSAVEPFARWKQRKGWRTKVVTTSQIGGNDTALIYSYINNAYNNWPYPPEYVLLVGDAPDYVRCNHWPGHSDASDLYYSLHEGNDILADLFIARACVRTRTEAEAVMNKLYKYEMAPYLEDTVWFNKVCAVAGYESGNPGRFWTVVLRIRNYVLGRPFTQFDTLFQRWGLNTAQALTDSLNSGRSWMLYRGHGLDSGWANVSPAWYNSRVYNLNNGRMLPMVIAPTCLSGNFDEPHDCHAETWVKAGEEKGGCGYFGSSEVSYSGYNDSLAAGTFFAYADSLNYTFAQCTQAGKLFMLLAYPLPDQISEEEIYMFNNFGEPELNIWSKTPQGLTVNHPATVLIGSFPFEVAVTDGTNPVLDAQVCVMAKNDTSVYYVGHTNSSGEVEFTIQTTLPGDSLYVTVTGRNLHPYLGSAITIAPNSAYVLYLKSTVNDSAEGNNDHIINPGETIQLPVWVKNWGSLGANSVTGKLRTTDPNITIIDSIRPFGNIPAGDSALTGSGGFKFSVAQNCPNGYILRFNLECRDALDSVWNSNINLWVGTPVLVYAGKTVNDPPPGGNGNGRLDPNESAQLLITVRNTGLGNGYDVSGVLLSGDSRLQVIDSTSTFGFIPKDTTGTNYLDPFTLAADGTIPLETAIPCTLLLTANGGYTWTLPFVITVGEIRAIDPIPDGPRQPALYWAYDDIDSNYIQHPEFNWIEIKDIGTRLVYPQNDSVKVIPLPEGFGPLRFYGQEYDSLSISADGWLCPGFYRTPNYTNQPLPNSQTPPGVICVNWDDLYPDYNNTGFVYYYHDTSNHRLIIEYDSVYYYTPRTLRDKFEVIIYDTTISTPSGDNLIILQYLTANGYSSSTVGIQDPSRSIAIQYLYNSNYHRGAAGIVPGRAIKFITGEPLTGIDEGAEFSSINRLELNLNPNPMKERAWIKFSLPNPAQVKLGVFDITGREVRNLLNSKMAPARYTFVWDGKDNTGRTLAQGIYFIRLKTQSSGEGDALITKAVLIR
- a CDS encoding FtsX-like permease family protein, giving the protein MTGFIIKGLLRDRSRSLFPFLTVAIGVALAVFGDAYLRGAQDSIFDTTARFISGHLLVTTRARAKEGPSAGNELALTDISIIKGELKKTYPDITWLERVRFGGLLDVPDSSGSTKLQVPISGLAVDLADTSPEPNLLRLKRSLVQGHLPEKPKEILLSEELARRLGIKLGDRVTLISVTMNGAMAISDFYLAGLVRFGATALDRGMMICEIADIRQVLDMEDAASEIVGFFSSLVYDDRRAVQLAKGFNARIKDEGDFAPMMQPLRDASGFGSLIDIIFSATGLILTIFIVAMAVVLWNAGLMNSLRRYGEIGIRMAMGEPKHRIYLSLLIEAFFVGLVGSIAGTLIGLGFGYYLQRHGLNIGDMMKNATMVIDDVIRARIAPQSFIIGFLPGLIATFLGSAISGLGIFRRQTAELTKELSE
- a CDS encoding DUF554 domain-containing protein, which produces MLGTLVNTLTVIAGSLLGLALHTRLPQRLTKVAFQAIGIFTLFLGFSMALRTGKVLIMILSIVSGSIIGELIDLDRHLNRFGNWLKMRLKVDSGRFTEGMVTAFLIFCMGSMTVLGAIEEGLGKTPNLFFAKSILDGFAAIALTAGLGIGVMFSALPLFIYQAGLTLLARLLNTFLTDAMTNELTAVGGLILIGLGINLLEIKQLKVLNMLPALVIVVILGLIFLH
- a CDS encoding nitroreductase family protein, which produces MEFYDVIRRRLSVRAYKPDPVPEEVLMRILEAARLAPSAKNYQPWRFIVVTDEKIRQELVPACRGQSFIAQAPVVICACAIENEAWKGMGGYWSAAEVDVTIALEHIILAATAEGLGTCWIGAFIEAEVKRVLQIPEGVKPVALTPVGYPAQEPKPRPRKALEEIVCYNRFS